A region of Dictyostelium discoideum AX4 chromosome 1 chromosome, whole genome shotgun sequence DNA encodes the following proteins:
- the acp1 gene encoding acid phosphatase 1, with product MSADSKNQKKVLFVCLGNICRSTMAEIVLRGLVHSRGILDDFQIDSAGTSSYHIGDTPDPRTVQSCNQNMGRAISEESLKHFKSIPLHRARQFTDEDFSKFDYIFAMDESNLSNIKKVLKHSTTKDNHIATIKRLGEYHTHKKINVEDPYYGDMSNFNICFNHVHDCLVNFLKEIESLN from the exons atgtCTGCAGACtctaaaaatcaaaagaaagtTCTTTTTGTTTGCTTAGGaaat atttgtcGTTCCACTATGGCAGAGATTGTGCTCAGAGGACTTGTCCATTCAAGAGGAATTTTAGAtgattttcaaattgatAGTGCAGGTACTTCTTCTTATCATATTGGAGATACTCCTGACCCAAGAACAG TTCAATCATGTAATCAAAATATGGGCAGGGCAATATCAGAGGAATCATTGAAACACTTTAAATCGATTCCTTTACATAGAGCAAGACAATTTACAGATGAAGATTTTAGTAAATTTGATTATATCTTTGCAATGGATGAATCCAATTTatcaaacattaaaaaagTGTTGAAACACTCCACCACAAAGGATAATCATATTGCAACCATTAAAAGATTAGGTGAATATCACacacataaaaaaattaatgtagAAGATCCTTACTATGGTGATAtgtcaaattttaatatttgtttcaATCATGTTCACGATTGTTtggtaaattttttgaaagaaatagaatctttaaattaa